A genomic window from Caldisericaceae bacterium includes:
- a CDS encoding metal ABC transporter substrate-binding protein encodes MKKLVVFIVLFTLLISFSNGCSKIDERFTVGVSIYPFYDAVKSIGGDYVNVILIVPVGSSPHTFTLTPKLVESLSKAKVIFVNGSGLESFISSLANSLNTKVVSLSDGLKEIIANHGGNPHVWLSPEYFVKQCEVIKNTLTDLDPSHKDIYEKNFETYTNSILENARVLKEKLSTLKNRNIITFHAAFPYFAEYFGLNILKTIKKDPNNLPSPKDIAEVENLIKQYNIKVVFKEPQQSSEIYNAIVEDTGVKVLSLNPLGGSDKTKTYIDLMKYNVNTIYEALNE; translated from the coding sequence ATGAAAAAGCTAGTAGTCTTTATTGTTTTATTTACTTTGCTTATATCTTTTTCTAACGGATGCTCTAAAATAGATGAAAGATTTACAGTTGGTGTTTCTATTTATCCTTTTTATGATGCGGTAAAGTCAATTGGTGGAGATTATGTAAATGTTATTTTGATTGTGCCTGTTGGAAGTTCTCCTCATACTTTTACTTTAACTCCAAAACTTGTGGAGAGTCTATCGAAAGCAAAAGTTATTTTTGTAAACGGTTCTGGCCTTGAAAGTTTTATTTCATCGCTTGCAAATTCACTCAATACAAAAGTTGTGAGTCTCTCGGATGGTTTAAAAGAGATCATAGCAAATCACGGGGGTAATCCACATGTTTGGCTTAGTCCTGAATACTTTGTAAAGCAGTGCGAAGTCATTAAAAACACACTTACCGATTTGGACCCTTCTCACAAAGATATATACGAAAAGAATTTTGAAACTTATACAAACTCCATTTTGGAGAACGCAAGAGTCTTAAAAGAAAAATTATCTACACTTAAAAATAGAAATATTATCACTTTTCATGCTGCTTTTCCATATTTTGCAGAATATTTTGGTTTAAATATCCTTAAAACAATAAAAAAAGACCCGAATAATCTACCGAGCCCAAAAGATATTGCTGAAGTTGAAAACCTAATTAAGCAATACAATATTAAAGTAGTATTTAAAGAGCCACAACAATCTTCTGAAATTTACAATGCAATCGTTGAGGATACAGGTGTTAAAGTTCTTTCCCTTAATCCTTTAGGCGGAAGTGATAAAACAAAAACCTACATAGATTTGATGAAATACAACGTAAATACAATTTACGAAGCATTAAATGAATAA
- a CDS encoding copper amine oxidase N-terminal domain-containing protein, with translation KNGGITWAKTYGRKSDYYAYSIQKTLDSGYIVCGKTSSFGAGGDDIFVLKLNSNGNVLWAKTYGKVGDEASYSIEQTADSGYIIAGQTSSFGAGGWDILILKLDQNGNISWAKTYGGKSDDYASSIQKTLDSGYIVSGVTSSYGAGGLDYLVLKLDSNGSVSWAKTYGGDNIDWSYSLQRVVDGGYIVIGKSSFNCVCGKDILALKIDFNGNILWAKTFGSEYDESANSIQQIADSGYIIAGQTSSFGAGGDDVLILKLDSSGNISWAKTFGSEGNESLNSIQQTTDSGYIACGQTSSFGVGGWDILLLKLDQNGNISCSNSNYLKDVKSKLDAESVSPFTSNVNINAISQGVKVSSINITTSSTNLNSKIVCGSIIIVLKIGDLNFTVNGVKNTLDSPPVIKNGRTLLPIRAIIESLGGSVGWDATEKKVAVSLGSKTIELWIGKSTAKVNGVNKPIDKDNSKVVPEIINGRTMLPLRFVAESLGCDVQWDANTKTITIKYIN, from the coding sequence AGAAAAATGGTGGTATTACATGGGCAAAAACTTATGGTCGCAAAAGTGATTACTATGCTTACTCTATCCAAAAAACTCTTGATTCTGGTTATATAGTTTGTGGAAAAACTTCTTCATTTGGTGCAGGTGGTGATGATATCTTTGTTTTAAAACTCAATTCAAATGGTAACGTGTTATGGGCTAAAACCTACGGTAAAGTAGGTGATGAAGCTTCCTATTCAATAGAACAGACAGCTGATTCTGGTTATATTATTGCAGGACAAACCTCCTCGTTTGGTGCAGGTGGTTGGGATATTCTTATCTTAAAACTCGATCAAAATGGGAATATTTCATGGGCAAAAACTTATGGCGGCAAAAGTGATGACTATGCAAGCTCTATCCAAAAAACTCTTGATTCTGGTTATATTGTTTCAGGTGTGACCTCCTCATATGGTGCAGGTGGTTTAGATTACCTTGTCTTAAAACTCGATTCAAACGGTAGTGTATCATGGGCAAAAACCTATGGGGGAGATAACATCGATTGGAGTTATTCACTACAAAGAGTAGTCGATGGAGGATATATTGTTATAGGAAAAAGTTCTTTTAACTGTGTGTGCGGCAAGGATATACTTGCTTTAAAAATCGATTTTAATGGTAATATACTTTGGGCAAAAACTTTTGGTTCCGAGTATGATGAGTCTGCAAACTCTATTCAACAGATAGCTGATTCTGGTTACATTATTGCAGGGCAAACCTCATCGTTTGGTGCAGGTGGTGATGATGTCCTTATTTTAAAACTTGACTCAAGCGGGAATATTTCATGGGCAAAAACTTTTGGCTCCGAGGGAAACGAATCTCTAAACTCTATCCAGCAAACAACTGATTCTGGTTATATAGCATGTGGACAAACCTCCTCATTTGGAGTAGGTGGTTGGGACATACTTCTTTTAAAACTCGATCAAAATGGGAATATTTCGTGTAGTAATAGTAACTACCTTAAGGATGTAAAATCCAAATTAGATGCAGAATCAGTTTCACCCTTTACTTCAAATGTTAATATAAATGCAATCTCTCAGGGTGTAAAGGTTTCAAGCATAAACATTACTACTTCTTCAACAAACCTTAATTCTAAAATAGTTTGCGGGAGTATTATCATTGTTCTCAAAATTGGCGATCTAAATTTTACTGTAAATGGCGTTAAAAATACCTTAGATTCTCCACCCGTAATAAAAAACGGTAGAACTCTTTTACCTATTAGAGCCATTATAGAATCCCTTGGCGGGTCAGTTGGTTGGGATGCAACTGAAAAGAAAGTTGCAGTTTCTCTTGGCTCAAAAACTATTGAACTTTGGATTGGTAAATCCACTGCAAAGGTGAACGGAGTTAATAAACCCATTGATAAGGATAACTCTAAAGTTGTTCCTGAAATCATCAATGGAAGAACAATGCTTCCATTGAGGTTTGTTGCAGAATCACTTGGGTGTGATGTGCAGTGGGATGCTAATACAAAAACAATAACCATAAAATATATTAACTAA